The DNA window CTGGAGGGTCACTGGGGTCACTCACGGTGGCCAGCGTGGGGTCCCAGGagtcactgggggtcactggcTCCCAGTGGTCATTCACGGTGGCCAGCgtggggtcccaggggtcaTTGGGGGGTCattggggggtcccaggggtcactggggggtcCCAGTGGTCACTCACGGTGGCCAGCatggggtcccaggggtcccaggggtcactgggggtcactgggggtcactggggggtcCCAGCGGTCACTCACGGTGGCCAGTGCGGGGTCCTAGGGGtcactggggtcactggggtcactggggggtcactgggggcTCCCAGCGGTCACTCACGGTGGCCAGGGCGGGGTCCCAGGGGTCattggggggtcccaggggtcactgggggtcccaggggtcactggggggtcCCAGCGGTCACTCACGGTGGCCAGTGCGGGGTCCCAGGagtcactgggggtcactgggtCCCACTGGTCACTCACGGTGGCCAGCGCGGGGTCCCAGGagtcactgggggtcactgggtCCCAGTGGTCACTCACGGTGGCCAGCgtggggtcccaggggtcccaggggtcccaggggtcccaggggtcactgggggtcCCACAGGGCTCCCAGTGGTCACTCACGGTGGCCAGCGCGGGGTCCCAGGGGTCattggggggtcccaggggtcactggggggtcccaggggtcactgggggggtcactggggggtcCCAGCGGTCACTCACGGTGGCCAGCGCGGGGTCCCAGGGGTCattggggggtcccaggggtcacTGGGGGGGTCCCAGTGGTCActgggggggtcactggggggtcCCAGCGGTCACTCACGGTGGCCAGCGCGGGGTCCCTCCGCAGCAGCGCTCTGTCCACTCTCCGGCCCTGCCACGGCCGCGGGGCCTTCGTGTCCAGGGCCCCGCAGGACAGGATGGGACCCGCCAGGAACCGCTCGcgtccccagggctgggacagcgtcctgcggggacaggggacacggggacatgggacaggggacacggggacatgggacaggggacacggggacactgctggacatggggacaccgtgggacagagtgacagggggacatggggacatggggacatggggacactgccgTACATGGGGACAGagtgacaggggacacagggacatggggacacagccagtcacagggacatggggacatggggacactgccggacatggggacacagtggGACAGagtgacaggggacacagggacatggggacacagccagtcacagggacatggggacatggggacactgccggacatggggacatggggacatggggacatggggacacggggacatggggacactgccggacacggggacactgctggacatggggacactgccagacacagggacatggggacatggggacatggggacatggggacatggggacactgccggacatggggacatggggacatggggacatggggacatggggacactgccggacacggggacactgctggacatggggacactgccagacacagggacatggggacatggggacatggggacactgccgtacatggggacatggggacactgccagacacagggacatggggacatggggacatggggacatggggacatggggacactgccggacatggggacacggggacgcaGTGTGACAGAGTGACAGGGGGCATGGGGACATGGAGACACAGCCAGTCACAGaacatggggacatggggacactgccggacatggggacacagtggGACACAGTGGGACAGagtgacaggggacacagggacatggggacacagccagTCACAGaacatggggacatggggacactgccggacatggggacacagtggGACAGagtgacaggggacacagggacatggggacacagccagtcacagggacatggggacatggggacactgccggacatggggacacagtggGACAGagtgacaggggacacagggacatggggacacagccagtcacagggacatggggacatggggacactgccggacatggggacacagtggGACAGagtgacaggggacacagggacatggggacacagccagtcacagggacatggggacatggggacactgccggacatggggacacagtggGACAGAGTGGGATGGagtgacaggggacacagggacatagGAACACGGGGAGACagcaggacacggggacagagtggcacagggacactgtgggacacagggacacaggcatGGAGGaccccccaccccctccagGCCGATGGGTCAGCTGGACCCTTCttgtcccccctgtcccccgcgcccctgtgcccccctgtgtccccagtgtccccattgtcacctCCTCATCTTCTCAGGGGTGGACACGGGCTCCTCGTAGATCTTGAGGCAGTCGAGCAGCgtccctggggacaggaggggacagggggggacagggggggacaggaggggacagagtgAGCATGATTCCGgacacagggaggggacaggaggggacgggaggggacagggacatgagCGGGACCCTggacacggggaggggacaggaggggacaggaaaggacaaggaggggacaggaggggacaggaaggggacaggaggggacagagagtgAGCATGACCCTAGACAcggagaggggacaggaggggacacggaggggacaggaaaggacaggaggggacagggaggggacagggggggacaggaggggacagagtgAGCATGATTCCGgacacagggaggggacaggaggggacaggaggggacagggacatgagCGGGACCCTggacacggggaggggacaggaggggacaggagggaacaGGGACATGAGCGGGACCCTggacacggggaggggacaggaggggacaggaggggacaggaggggacagagtgAGCATGACCCTggacacggggaggggacaggaggggacaggaggggacaggaggggacagggacatgagCGGGACCCTggacacggggaggggacaggaggggacagggggggacaggaggggacagagtgAGCATGACCCTggacacggggaggggacaggagggacaggaggggacagagagtgAGCTCGACCCCGgacacagggaggggacaagaggggacagggacattaACGGGTCCCCAGACATGGGAAGGTGACAGTGGGGGCTTCAGGGGGTGACAGTGGGGATCGCAGTGGAGGTGACAGCAGGGTCTCAGGGGAGGTGACAGCGGGGTCCCTCAGGAGGTGACAGTGGGGTCTCTGGGAGGTGGAAGTGGCATCCccggggaggtgacagcagggtCCCCAGGACGGTGAAAGTGGGGTCCCTGGGGAAGTGACAGCGAGGTCCCCAGGCACGGCCAACACTGGGGTCCCCGGTCAGGGGGTGCCACTGGAGTCCCTGGGGAGGTGACAGCGGTGTCCCCACCGATGGCCCAGGGCTGGTCCTGGCCCGATCCGCGGCGCGCGGGGTCCCAGAACTCCTTGAACAGGGGGTGCTGCTGGTTCAGGGCGTCACCTGCGGGGgacacagtgctgctgtcacccccgtgtccccctgtgtcccccgaTGTCCTGCTACATCCCActgtgtccccccgtgtccctccaTGTCTCCCCATGCTCCTCtgtgtcccctgatgtccccctgtgtcacctctaTGTCCCCCCATGTCTCCACCATGCTCCCTCAGCGTCCTTCCATATTTGTCCTCTGTGTCCCACCCACGTCCCACACCTCTGCCACTGTCCCCCCAACtccgtgtccccctgtgtcccctgtccccaccctgggAGCAGTTGTCGAAGTTGAGGTCCCCGCAGAAGACATCGAAGGCCACCAGGTCCCCAGGCCGCTCCTGCTCCCGCCGGAACTCCCGGAGCCACCGGAGCACCAGGGACAGCTGCACGTCACGGATGGTGGCATcggctgggacagggacacgggtcatgggacatggggacatggggacatggggacatgtTCAGACATAGGGATGGAGacacaggacatggggacaggtacagacactgggacagggacacatggaCATGGGACATGGACacatggacatggggacaggtaCAGACaccaggacagggacatgggacatggggacaccaggacatgCGGACAAGTACAGACaccaggacagggacatgggcaTGGGGAAGTGGACAGACACTGGGACATTGGACATGGGACACGGGACAtagggacatgggacatggggacatggggacatggggacatgggacatggggaaatgggacatggggacatggacatggggacaggtaCAGACACCGGGAcggggacatgggacatgggaACACATACAGACATAGGGATGGGGACAtaggacatggggacatggacatggggacaggtaCATGGGGACAGGTACAGACACAGGAATGGGGACACGAGACGTGGGGACATGGAcagacactgggacagggacacaggacatggggacacataCAGAcacaaggacagggacatggggacatgaggacatgtacagacacagagacagtgacacagggacatggacatggggacacgtACACACACAGGAACGGGGACACAGACATGGATATATGGACACATGGACCTGTACCGACACAGGGACgtggacacggggacatggggacacaggaacaggggacacagggatacGGGAACGTGGAGATCTGGAAACATGGACATATGGACACATACAGACacatggacatggggacacggggacatggggacacagacACAGGGGGACCCAGAGTCACAGACATGGGCATGTGGACACACACGGGCAGATGGACACAAGTGGACACAGACAcctggacacagctggacaACACCACACAGACCCAACGCCCCGAAccccccccagtgtcaccccccagtgtcaccccccaGCGTCACCCCCGCCGTCACCGTGTCCCCACTCACGGGCGGGGGCCTGCAGGTGGGTGCAGCCCAGGTAGCCCACGATGCGCCGGCCTCGCCCCGtccccagcagcacctgtggGGGACACCCGCCACGTGTCACCTCAGCCACGTGtcaccccctgtgccccctcagGTGCcccctcaggtgtcccctcaggtgtcccctcacctgtgccaccagcagcccctTGTTGGCCAGCGCGTCCTCGCGGGCGCCGTTGGGGAAGGGGTGGAAGCGGGCGGCCAGCAGCGGGAAGCGGCTGCCCAGGACCAGGCCACTGCCCATCACCCGCAGCTGGCCACAGCGCAGCCCCCCCGGGCCCACCCCCCACAGCACGTGCGGGAAGCggtggctgagctgctggcgCAGGGTGGTGGCCGCGGTGGCATCGAACACCTCCTGCAGGCACACGAAGTCGGTGTCCGGCGGGATGTGGTCGGTCAGCACCGGGGGCATCGGGTCGGGCAGCGGGATCGGCCGCTCCGGCCCCGGGCTGGTCACTGGTGATGGGGCAGGTCCCAAGGTTGGGTTGGTCATCGGCAACTCCAGCGTTGGCACCGAGTCAATGGTTGGCCAAGGGTTGGTCATCGGTGTTGGGTTGGTCATCGGTGTTGTGTTGGCCATCAGTGTTGGGTTGGCCATCAGTGTTGAGTTGGTCATCGGAGTTGAGTTGGTCATCGGTGTTGGGTTGGCCATCAGTGTTGGGTTGGCCATCAGTGTTGGGTCGGCCATCAGTGTTGAGTTGGTCATCGGAGTTGAGTTGGTCATCGGTGTTGGGTTGGCCATCAGTGTTGGGTTGGCCATCAGTGTTGGGTCGGCCATCAGTGTTGGGTTGGCCATCAGTGTTGAGTTGGTCATCGGTGTTGGGTTGGCCATCAGTGTTGGGTTGGCCATCAGTGTTGAGTTGGTCATCGGTGTTGAGTTGGTCATCAGTGTTGGGTCGGCCATCAGTGTTGGGTTGGCCATCGCTGTTAGGTTGGCCATCAGTGTTGGGTCGGCCATCAGTGTTGGGTTGGCCATCGCTGTTAGGTTGGCCATCAGTGTTGGGTCGGCCATCAGTGTTGGGTTGGCCATCGCTGTTAGGTTGGCCATCGGCATCTCCGACCACGGCATCGTGCTGGCCACCGGTGCTGCCGGACTGGCCACCATCCACGGGTCCACCCTGGAATCGCCGCCCGGCTGCCCCCGAGCCGCAGTGCTGAGCGTGCCCCCGTAGCCCCCGCCCTGGCCGTGCCGCGGCTCCAGCAGCCCGCGGCGGTGCCCGGAAGGTTCCGCCGGCGCTCCGGGCGCCAGGAGCCGGGCGATGAGCGCCGCGCGCCGCCGCGTGCCGCCCAGGTTGCTGAAGCGAGCCAGGCCGctgggcagcaggcacaggttGGCGGTCAGGAAGGTGAAGCCGCGGGCTCGCCGCGGGTCCCAGGGCTCGGCCGCGGGCGCGGTGGCCACGTGCTGGTGGACGAAGGGCCGGCGCTTGGCCTGCGCCgggagccacagcagcagccccaggagggcCGGCGGCAGCGCCagcagcagcgccagcagcagcGCCGGCGCCGCCAGCAGCCGCGCGCCCACGGCGAGGCAGCGCCCGGCCCGGTGCCGCCGCCAGCGTGCCCGCTGGGCCGTGGtgggctgcagggccagcagccgGTCCAGAGCCCAGTAGCCGGGGGTCAGCAGCGCCTCGGCCACCGCGGCCACCGCGGCCAGGGTCCGGCTGGGGAAGGGCGCGTCCGGCAGAGTGGACGGGGGTGGCCACGGCATCGGGGTGTCCTGGGGGTCCCCCCGGTCCGGTTCGGAGGCTCGGGCGCAGTAGGCACAGCCTGCGGGACGAGAGCCCGGTGAGTGGGGAGGGACCCCGGCCGCGTCCCTGTCACCGGGAGAATGTCCCCGGAGGGAGCGGGACCCTCCGCGTCCCGCCTGCCACCGTGGGAAAATCGGGCGTGaccctccccccgccccggtCAGTGTGGGCAACTCCCGTGGCCAGAgtgagacccctccccatccTGGCCACCACCGCGGGAACGTCCCCGGGCCCCCCCTCCCCACGTCCCAGTCCCCGTGGGAAACTCACGTGGCCGGAGCGCgacccccccgcccccccccccccccggcccaTCCCGGCCACCGTGGGAAATTCCCGCGGCCGGCAGTGGCCCTCCCCCGCATCCCGGCTGCCACCGTGGGAATGTCCCCCGGCCGGGCCGTCCCCCGCGTCCCCAGCATCCGGGACCGTCCCTGGGATCCGGAATCATCCCTGGGATCCGGGACCGTCCCCGGGATCCGGGATCCAGGACAACACCCAGGATCCAGAACCATTCCTGGGATCTGGAATCATTCCCGGGATACAGGACCGTCCCCGGGAGCCAGGACCATTCCCAGGATCCGGGACCCTCCCCAGGATCCGGGACCCTCCCCAGGGATCCAGGACCGTCCCCAGGATCCAGGACCATTCCCAGGATCCAGGACACTCCCCAGGATCCAGAACCGTCCCTGGGATCCGGGACCCTCCCCAGGATCCAGGACCATTCCCAGGATCCGGGACCCTCCCCAGGATCCAGGACCATTTGCAGGATCCAGGACCCTCCCCAGGATCCAGGACCATTTGCAGGATCCAGGACCCTCCCCAGGATCCGGGACCCTCCCCAGGAATCCAGGACCCTCCCCAGGATCCAGGACCCTCCCCAGGATCTAGGACCCTCCCCAGGAATCCAGGACCCTCCCCAGGATCCAGGACCCTCCCCAGGATCCAGGACCATCCCCGGGGATCCAGGACCCTCCCCAGGATCCAGGACCATTCCCAGGATCCAGGACCATTCCCGGGATCCAGGACCCTCCCCGGGATCCAGAACCATCCCTGGTATCCAGGACCCTCCCCAGGATCCAGGACCATCCCCGGGGATCCAGGACCCTCCCCAGGATCCAGGACCATTCCCAGGATCCAGGACCATTCCCAGGAATCCAGGACCCTCCCCAGGAATCCAGGAccctcccagggatccaggaccATCCCCGGGGATCCAGGACCCTCCCCAGGATCCAGAACCGTCCCCGGGATCCGGGACCCTCCCCCTGTCCGGGGAGCAGCAGCGGGAGCCGGGAGCGGGGGTGATGGGCACGGGACCCCccgtcccggtgtccccgcaggGTCCCCGCGGGGTCCCCGAGGCCACCTCAGGTGGGTGCAGCCGGGAGGAGCCACTGCggtcccttccctcctgcccgCTGGCCCCGGTGGCCCCGGCAGTGGCCACCCGTGCCCCCGGCTCCCCCCGCAGCCgccccctcacctgtccccgGGCTCAGGGGGGTCGGGGGCCAGCGGGACCCCGCACAGGGTGAGACCGGCCAGGTGAGGCCCGGCCCCTCCCCTTGTCCAGGTGAATCCCGGCCCCTCCCCTTGTCCAGGTGAATCCTGGCGGATGATCCCAGCCAGGTGAGGCCCGGCCCCTCCCCTTGTCCTGGTGAATCCCGGCCCCTCCCCTTGTCCAGGTGAATCCTGGCGGATGATCCCGGCCAGGTGAGTCCCGGCCCCTGAGCCTGTCCAGGTGAGTCCTGTCCGGCCGGGCTGGCCCGACAGGTTCCCGGCAGCTCCGAGCCCCCAGGGCCGGACACACGGCCGGTGACTCCTCACCTGGGCCGGTGACTCCTCACTTGGGCCGGTGACTCCTGCCTGACTCCTGCCCCAGTTCTTCCCGGATCCTGCTGACTCTGCCTGAGTCTGCAGCTGCCCAATCCCAGCATGGGATGGTGCCGgacactggggtcactgggggcactgggaatgctgggcacactgggaatgctggggacactggagtcactgggaatggtggggacactgggggcactggagggactgggaatgctggggacactggggacactgggaatgctgggaatgctggggacactgggggcactggaggcactgggggcactgggaatgctgggcacactgggaatgctggggatACTGGAAATGCTGGGGATACTGGGGCACTGGaggcactgggaatgctggggacactggggttactggggtcactggggatactgggaatgctgaggatactgggaatgctggggacactggagacactggaggtgctgggggcagtgggaATGCTGGGCACACTGGGAATgatgggacactggggatactgggaatgctggggacactggggtctCCAGGGAcgctggggacactggaggcactgggaatgctggggacactggggatgatgggacactggggacactggggtcactgggaaTGATGGGACACTGGGGTctccagggacactggggacactggaggcACTGGGCACACTGGTGGCATTGGGGATATCAGAAGTGGTGGGACCATGGGGatgctgggggcactgggggggatGACGGCCATACTGGGgatgctggggacactggggatgatgggacactggggacactggagtcactgggaatgctggggacactggggacactggggacactggggttactgggatGATGGGACACTGGGGTCTCCAGGgtcactggggacactggagtcactgggaatgctggggacactggggacactggggacactggagtcactgggaatgctggggacactggggacactggggttactggggaTGATGGGACACTGGGGTctccagggacactggggacactggaggcactggggatgctgggggcactgggtgGGGGGGGTGATGGCCATACTGGGGTCACTGGGTCACCCCCAGGGGTCCCCCCACTCCCAGCTCATCCCTCGGTGCCGtgggtggcagggctggcacgTGCCACAGGTGACTCAGGCCAGGTGTGGCACCTCCGGCCACGGGACGGCCCCGACACCCACGGGGCGGAATTTGTGTCACCGGAGCCTGCGGGGaccatccccagtgtccccagtgcccacccagaggggtcccagtgtccccagtgtccccagtgcccacccAAGGGGTCAATgccagtgtcaccagtgtcccccagtgcccACTCAGAGgggtcccagtgtccccagtgtccccagtgcccacccagaggggtcccagtgtccccagtgtccccagtgcccacccAAGGGGTCACACTGgcctcccagtgtccccagtgcccacccAAGGGGTCAatgccagtgtccccagtgtccccagtgcccacccagaggggtcccagtgtccccagtgtccccagtgcccacTCAGAGGGGTCCCAGTGTCCCAAGTGCCCACCCAAGGGGTCAatgccagtgtccccagtgtccccagtgcccacccagaggggtcccagtgtccccagtgcgCACCCATCAACCCAGGGGTGCCACCGGGCCCTGTCCCAGTACTGGGGGCAGCAGCACATGGCCCGTGCTGGCCCGGTGACACGGCCATTGTCCCCAGGGTGCCGGCAGTGACACTGGATTGTCCCCGCGGTGCTGGCAGTGTCACCGGCATTGTCCCCGCGGTGGTGGCCCGGTGACACCGGCATTGTCCCCGCAGTGCTGGCAGTGTCACCGGCATTGTCCCCGCGGGGCCCCGGGGCCGCGTTCTCCCGGGTGTGGCGACCAAGCCCTCCCTTGCGGTGGCCGGGGGGCACGGGTGGCACCGCGCCGCGGTGGCCCGCGGGCTGGGCAGCGTCCGGGCCACCCGTGCCAGCTCCGAGcccatcccagttcccagttcccagttcccagttcccagttcccagttcccagctcccaggTCCCCGCCAGTGCCACTTGTCGCAGCGCCACGTCCCGGCCACCCCCTCACCTCCGCACGCCGCCATGGCCACCACCACCGGCTCGCTCATGGCCACCGGGGGCTACCGGGGGCCACCGCTCGCCCCGGGCCCCTGGCGCCGCCGCCACCGGAGGCTGCAGGTGACAGACAAACATCCGCCGGCCGCGGGGTCACCGCGGCGCCGCCCGGCCGCGTTCCTGTCCCGCTGCGTGGCCGCTGCCACCCCCGGACACGGCGCCGCAGCCCCCCcgggccgccggggccgccgcggggGACGGTGGCCACCGAACCGCAGCCGCAGGTTGCCCGCAGGTGTGGCCAGACCGGTTCTCCCGGTAGccccgaggaggaggaggaggaggaggagcgggggggctgtggtggcaccTGTGTCGCTGCCGTGGCACCCGCGGCAcccccctcacctgcccaggtgccACCCCCGCGGAGGTGACACGGTCAGGGGTGCCCCgagctgtccctgtcacctcctgtcacctcctgtcaccccCTGCGCCACCCAGCTCGCAGCCGGCCCCGGCTGAGCCCCCACCTGGGGCGGGGGGTGACACGGAAGGTGACAGGGAAGGGGACAGCCCCCGACCACcgcccccgggaccccccaggtgACCTCGGTGTCGATCCCCGGCCCCGCTGTCGCCTGCAGAACCGAAAGGAAAAGCGCGGCCAAAAGCGAAAGGAAAAGCGCCGTGACCCCCCCAGTGCGGCCGTGACCCCCCCAGTACAGCCGTGACCCCCCCAGTGCGGCCGTGACCCCCCCAGTACAGCCGTGACCCCCCCAGTGCGGCCGTGACCCCCCCAGTGCGGCCGTGACCCCTCCCAGTACAGCCGTGACCCCCCCAGTATGGCCGTGACCCCCCCAGTGCGGCTGTGACCCCCCCAGTGCGGCTGTGACCCCCCCAGTACGGCCGTGACCCCCCCAGTGCGGCCGTGACCCCGCCAGTGCGGCCGTGACCCCCCCAGTACAGCCGTGACCCCCCCAGTGCGGCCGTGACCCCCCCAGTGCGGCCGTGACCCCCCCGGTACAGCCGTGACCCCCCCAGTGCGGCCGTGACCCCCCCAGTGCGGCCGTGACCCCTCCCAGTACAGCCGTGACCCCCCCGGTACAGCCGTGACCCCCCCAGTATGGCCGTGACCCCCCCAGTGCGGCCGTGACCCCCCCAGTATGGCCGTGACCCCCCCAGTGCGGCCGTGACCCCCCCAGTGCGGCCGTGACCCCCCCAGTGTGGCCCTCCCAGTATGGCCATGAACCCCCCCCAGTACAGCTGTcccaccccagtgtccctctgtgtcccaccACCCCAATGTCCCACCCCAGTGTCCCATGTCCCATCTCGatgtccctctgtcccaccaccccagtgtccctgtgtcacatCACCCCAGTGTCCCACCATGTCCCATCCTCCCAATGTCCCACCCCaatgtccctctgtgtcccatCTCgatgtccctctgtgtcccaccccagtgtccctgtgtcacatCTCCCCAGTGTCCCATGTCCCACCCCACCaatgtccctccatgtcccacCTCAAtgtccctctgtcccatctccccagtgtcccctgtcccacctcaatgtccctctgtcccatctCCCCAGTGTCCAATGTCccaccccaatgtccctgtgtgtcccaccccagtgtcccctgtcccacccaaatgtccc is part of the Vidua chalybeata isolate OUT-0048 chromosome 1, bVidCha1 merged haplotype, whole genome shotgun sequence genome and encodes:
- the LOC128792006 gene encoding sphingomyelin phosphodiesterase 5-like; translation: MSEPVVVAMAACGGCAYCARASEPDRGDPQDTPMPWPPPSTLPDAPFPSRTLAAVAAVAEALLTPGYWALDRLLALQPTTAQRARWRRHRAGRCLAVGARLLAAPALLLALLLALPPALLGLLLWLPAQAKRRPFVHQHVATAPAAEPWDPRRARGFTFLTANLCLLPSGLARFSNLGGTRRRAALIARLLAPGAPAEPSGHRRGLLEPRHGQGGGYGGTLSTAARGQPGGDSRVDPWMVASPAAPVASTMPWSEMPMANPTPMTNPWPTIDSVPTLELPMTNPTLGPAPSPVTSPGPERPIPLPDPMPPVLTDHIPPDTDFVCLQEVFDATAATTLRQQLSHRFPHVLWGVGPGGLRCGQLRVMGSGLVLGSRFPLLAARFHPFPNGAREDALANKGLLVAQVLLGTGRGRRIVGYLGCTHLQAPAPDATIRDVQLSLVLRWLREFRREQERPGDLVAFDVFCGDLNFDNCSQGDALNQQHPLFKEFWDPARRGSGQDQPWAIGTLLDCLKIYEEPVSTPEKMRRTLSQPWGRERFLAGPILSCGALDTKAPRPWQGRRVDRALLRRDPALATEVTGFSVITQLATLSDHLPVALRLRLGPADL